Sequence from the Bacteroidales bacterium genome:
TGTATCCTGGGAATTACCTTGATGGCACAGATCTTCTTCGGCCACCGGCTTCCCCTGGTAGTCGGCCCTGCATCTGTTTTACTGATCGGGATACTCGCTTCTGCAGCTTCCGACATATCAGCTATCTATACAGGTATTCTGATCGGTGGAGTATTCATTACCGTAATTGCAGTTAGTGGATTATTGACTCATTTCCGCAAGATTTTTACCCCGCGGGTCATTTCGGTAATCATGCTGTTAATTCCCGTCACATTGGCTCCTACCATTCTTAAATTAGGCTTTGCCAATGACCGTAATACTGCTTTTAATCTTGCATTTATCCTGCTAATACCTCTGATTCTGGTATTTGTCAATAAAATACTGAAAGGAGCCTGGAAATCAACCACGCTGATATGGGGGATCCTTGCCGGAAGTTTATTGGTATATTGGTATGACGGCCTTCCTGATACCGGAATGATCTCTACCAATAGTAGTCCTGATTCCCTGTTCATTGGCTTTCAATTTGATTGGGGCGTTACGCTTTCCTTCTTATTTTGTTCAGTGGCCCTTATCATCAATGAGGTAAGCTCCATACAAGCCGTTGGCCAGATGTTACATGCACCCGATATGAAGAAACGGAATAAATGGGGAGTAGCCATCACAGGTTTATCGAACATTTTATCCGGATCAATGGGTGTAATCGGTTCCATTGATTATTCTTCAAGTGTCGGAATCATTTCTTCCACCCGGGGAGCCTCCCGTTTTCCATTTGTTCCTACCGCAATCCTTTTAATTATATGCTCGTTTTTCCCTGATCTTGTGAAAATGCTATTGAGTATTCCCGACCTGGTCATGGGAACGGTGATGCTTTATGTCATGGTTTCACAATTTTCCGCCGGAATGCAAATGATAACGACCAATCATGCGGTTCGGCATTTCGAAGACGGAGCCATCATCGGCCTGCCTGTCATGGCAGCACTGTTGATCTCATTTATTCCCGGAGAAGTAATGATGGAAATACCGGCCTTAATCCGTCCCATTTGTGGAAATGGTTTTGTTATGGGCGTGATCATTGTTTTATTGATGGAACATTTATTATCTGATAAAAGGGACACAAAGGCTTTAAAGCCCTGATAGAAAGGAAGCCAAGCATTTAATTTAATTCGTCATCTTAAAATTAGAATGTTAAATTTAAACAACTTCTTATGAGATTTATGAAAAAATTGACTAAAATGTTAAAAATAGTTTTCTTGATTAAACTTATCATTGCACAACGTAATCAAAATGCATTGAAAATTACATGTTTGACAATAATTATATTCTTAATAGAAGGCTGTCATTCAAATATTCAGGATTTGAAGCAGAAATATTCTACGGAAGTTATTAATTACTTTTACGAAACCGTTTTTTTTCAAGACAATACCGGAAAAATAGATAAAGTTAACAAATGGGATAAAGACATATACGCATACGTATCTGGGAATTTTTCTACGAACGACATGACGAATATAAAAACTATTATTTCTCAATTGGATTCGCTATTGCCCATCAATATGTATTTGACTTCCGATAGTTCCTTAGCAAATTTATTCGTTTACTTTGGCGACTATCCCTATTTAGAAGAAAAAATAAATATTCAAATTGATGATTATGAGCCATTTGTTGGAATGGGAGTTTTTAGGGGTAATCCTTATATTGAATCGGCGGTAGTAGGATTTGCCAATAATGCAAAAAGGTACAAAAGACTCGGCAAGACAGATAGTACTAAGCTTAGACATGCTATTATCTTAGAGGAACTAACTCAATGTTTGGGTATAATTGGTGATAGTTTTCATTATCCCAATAGTGCCTTTTTTGAAGGGGGTATTTTGGTGCCAAGTCTTAGTGTTGTTGATAAAGGTGTGCTCACACTCCTATATGAAACCTCAATTACCTCCCAATATTCAAGATTACAGTTTGAAAAGGACTTTGGTGACGTACTTCATCACATTAATGCTCCTCAAAAAATAGCAGACTATGTTTTAGCTAATAATATTCAATTGCATCTCCTTGAATATATTCGTGAAAAATGTTTTCATGACAGTATATTGATTAAATGTCCATCAGAAATACACATTAGCTTAAAAGGTGATTTTTCTCAAGAAGACTCTGTATTTTGCAGAAACGTTGTAACCCTTTTCAATTCTGTAAGTAATTATTTTCAATTAGTATTTGCAGATAATATTGCCCACGAAGTCCCGGGTATTAATATTTGTTATGAATACAATAACAAGAGAAATACCACAGTGGAGAGACAAATGATTACTGATAACATGATGTTTCCAAGACGACTCAAAGGTGAAATTAAAGCTACTTATAGGATACAGGATGCTCAAAAAATAAATAGACTCATATTCAATTCCATATACAAATTATTGGGGTTTGATAGTAATAATGCTGATGATATCTTGAAACTTGATACACTGGGCAATATTTCATTTAAACCTGATTACAAAGAGATGTTGAAACTTATTTACGAACCTGTTTTTTATAGTGGATTAACTATCAAGGAATTTGACAAAGCAATTGAAATTTTAAAAACAAAAGGATATAACAAACAAAAAGATATAACAATGAATAGTAAAACAAAATGATCCATTTCTCCG
This genomic interval carries:
- a CDS encoding purine/pyrimidine permease yields the protein IVTAPSIIIMGLVVAKLHFGEDVAAQVFYMQKLCCILGITLMAQIFFGHRLPLVVGPASVLLIGILASAASDISAIYTGILIGGVFITVIAVSGLLTHFRKIFTPRVISVIMLLIPVTLAPTILKLGFANDRNTAFNLAFILLIPLILVFVNKILKGAWKSTTLIWGILAGSLLVYWYDGLPDTGMISTNSSPDSLFIGFQFDWGVTLSFLFCSVALIINEVSSIQAVGQMLHAPDMKKRNKWGVAITGLSNILSGSMGVIGSIDYSSSVGIISSTRGASRFPFVPTAILLIICSFFPDLVKMLLSIPDLVMGTVMLYVMVSQFSAGMQMITTNHAVRHFEDGAIIGLPVMAALLISFIPGEVMMEIPALIRPICGNGFVMGVIIVLLMEHLLSDKRDTKALKP